The DNA sequence GTCGGCGAGGGTGCGGGCGCATTTGTAGTCAAACCGAATTCAAAGGCCAATTCAAATTCGGTTTATGCAACCGTTGACGGATTAAGTTTTGCAGCGGGCAGTGATGCGCAGGCCATTGAAAAAGCGGCACTAAAAGTCTGCCAAATAGCAAACTTAAGCTGTGCGCAAATAAACCATGTGGAAGCCTTTGCCAGCGGTTTCAGCCTTGATAACCAGGCGGAAAAAAGTGCATTTAATAAACTTTACCCTTCGATCAAAATCGACAGTGTTAAACGTCAGGTAGGGCACTTATTTAATGCATCCGGCATGGCAAGTATTATTAAAACGGCTTTACTGCTCGATAAACAAAAAGCAGGCGTTAATACGGCTATTAATGGTTTAGGCAAAGATTTTTGCTGTGCGCATCTTATCCTATCGGCAACGGATTCTGCCCGTCAATCTGCGCCAAAAAACAGTTTAGGACGAGTCAAAACTCCTTCCTTAGTCAAAACAATTACGCTTGGGGGGGATGATATTCAGCAGGCTATTTTGAAACAGGGTGATAATCCGGTATTTTCAGATATCAAAAAACAGCTCGCGGGTAAAAGTTTACCGCCTGTTAGTGATCCGGTCAGACTTGAGGCTTTACAAATAAATCGTACACGCACAGCTCAAAGCAGCTCGCTTGACAGCGCGCTTGAAAATTTAGCAGTAGCAGACAAACCAGCAACCATTCAAACAGCGACGTCGATAAGTCGCGCCGGGGTAAACGTGGCCAGTAAAACCAGTAAAGATATTTTTCAGCAGACAAAAACGCATTTGGCATTTATTCGTTCACGGCACGCAGCTGAGCAGCAGATAGGCCAATTAATCAAACTGCAGGTGCAGTTAACCTCCGCCAACCCTGTTTTTACTGAACCTGATCAAACGGCAGAAAAAACACCTTCGGCTTCATTTGATTCAATGAAAGAGACAGCAGCGCCACGAATCAAAGCGGTGGAGTCCCCAAGCACCTCGTCTGCCGGTCTGCAAATCAAGGGCGCAGCCGGTTATGCCTATCCGCCACTGCTGTTGATCGAGCGTTATAACCAACCGCAAAAGATTATTTATGACAGTGCCGCGCTGGTGGAGTTTGCTGAAGGTAATATCGCTAACGTCTTCGGCAGTGATTATGCTGTTATCGATAGCTACGCGCGTCGTGTGCGTCTGCCAATGACGGATTATCTGCTGGTCACGCGGGTAACTGATTTAAAGGCTGGCATTAATGAATATAAAAAATCCTATATGGCAACGGAATATGATATTCCAACCGATGCGCCTTTTTTAATCGATGGCCAGATTCCATGGTCGGTGTCCGTTGAATCGGGTCAGTGTGATTTAATGCTGATTTCTTATATCGGCATTGATTTCCAAAATAAAGGGGAACGTGTTTACCGTTTGCTCGACTGTGAATTAACTTTTTTAGAGGAGATGGCCTTTGGTGGTGAAACATTACGTTATGAAATTTATATCGATTCTTATGCTAAAAATGGCGAGCAGTTATTGTTTTTCTTTCATTACGACTGTTTTGTTGGGGATAAAAAAGTATTAATTATGTGTAACGGTTGCGCCGGTTTCTTTACCGATGAGGAGTTAGCCGACGGTAAAGGCGTGATTCACAACGATCAGGATAAAGCGCAGTTTACAAAAGCTGAAAAATCTTATTTCCAGCCGTTAATTGTCAATCAGCGCAGCCGATATGGTTATGAGGAGATGCTTAAACTGGTTGACGGTGATATCAGCGGTTGTTTTGGCCCTGAATATGATCAGCATGGCCGTAATCCGTCGTTAAAATTCTCATCAAAAAAATTCCTGATGATCGAGCGAATCACTAAAATTGATCCGCAGGGAGGACACTGGGGATTAGGATTACTTGAAGGGCAGAAAGATCTCGAACCCGATCACTGGTATTTCCCCTGTCATTTTAAAGGTGATCAGGTGATGGCGGGCTCCTTAATGTCTGAAGGTTGCGGACAGATGGCGATGTTCCTGATGCTTTGGCTGGGTATGAACAGCAATGTTAATAATGCCCGCTTCCAACCCATGCCGGGTGAGGCGCAGACCGTGCGCTGTCGTGGTCAGGTATTACCGCAGTCAAATACCCTGACTTACCGAATGGAAGTCACCGCAATGGGGATGTTCCCGCGTCCGTTTATTAAAGCGAATATAGATATTATTCTTGATGGCAAAGTAGTGGTTGATTTTAAAAACTTGTCTGTTGAAATAAAAGAGCAGGATAACAACTCCCCCTGTCCCGTGACCCTGCCGAAAAATGTTATTCAAATTCCCGGTGCGCCCTTAAGTCCTTCGGCTATCAGAGCGACGCGCGATTCCGTCAGTATTTCTGTTGATTTGGCGCTTAGCCGTTTAGAAAAACATTTAGCGGAAATAGACGCCGCGGCCGTTCAAAAAATAAGCAGTGAACTTGCGGACGAGCGCGGTATAAACCCCTTTAAACATCCCGAGCGTCCGTTGATGCGTGTTGAATCAGATTTTACGGCTTACCGCGAAAAAGGGGTGATACCGATTAAACACTTTGCGGCGCCTATGGTTCACGGACAAAATCGTGTCCCGGATCAAATCCCCTTTACCCCCTGGCATTTGTTTGAATTTGCAACAGGTGATATCAGCAAATGTTTTGGCCCTGATTTTGATGTCTATCGGGGACGTATTCCGCCGCGCACCCCTTGTGGTGATTTACAAGTTGTCACGCAAGTGGTCGAGGTTAAAGGCAAACGCTTGGATCTTAAAAATCCCGCCAGCTGCATTGCGCAATATTATGTGCCTGCAGATGCCTGGTATTTTACCAAAAACAGCCACCCAAACTGGATGCCCTATGCATTGCTGATGGAAATCGCTCTACAGCCAAACGGGTTTCTCTCGGGTTATATGGGCACCACGCTTAAATATCCGGGCAAAGAGCTTTTCTTCCGTAACCTTGACGGTAATGGCACGCTCCTAAAACAAATCGATTTGCGCGGTAAAACCATTGTTAATAAATCGGTCTTACTGAGCACCAGCACAGCCGGTGGTGCCATTATTCAAAGTTTCACTTTTGAACTGCTGGTCGATGATCAAGTCTTCTATACAGGCAACGCCGTATTTGGCTACTTCAGCGGCGAATCTTTGACCAACCAGCTGGGTATCGATAACGGTAAGATCACTCAAGCCTGGTTTGTGGATCATAAAACCGCCCCGGAACGCATTGAACGTTTTGATCTGACCGATAAAAAATCGCCGTTATTCAGCGCACCGGCGGGTAAACCCTATTACCGTTTGGCGGGCGGAGACATGAACTTTGTGGACAGTGTGTCGATTGTCGAAGGGGGCGGAAAAGCCGACTTAGCTTATATTTATGGCGAACGTACTATTGATGAAAGTGACTGGTTCTTCCGTTACCACTTTCATCAGGATCCGGTCATGCCCGGCTCCTTGGGTGTCGAAGCTATTATCGAACTGCTGCAGGCTTATGCATTAAAAAATGATTTAGGAGCAGGGTTTAACAATCCCCGTTTTATCACCCCAAGCACACAAGTTATCTGGAAATACCGCGGACAAATTACCCCGCTTAATAAACAGATGAGCCTGGATGTGCATCTCACTAAGGTCATTCGCAATGAGCATGAAGTGCGTTTAGTCGGGGATGCTAATTTGTCCAAAGATGGTCTGCGGATTTATGAAGTGAAGAATATCGTATTAAGCATTGTTGAAGCGTAATCCTCAGCAGACTGTTTGCTGGAATCTTAAAACGTTTTATATGACGTTAAATTACAAGCACCAAACGCAGGTCAATCCTGCTTCGTTTAAGGTACAAATATGTCAGCTTTAGGTTTTAATACAGACAATCAAATTAACTGGGTATGGAAAGTCAGTCCGGCAACCATAAACAGTGATCCGCAGGCTATTAAAGATTGCTTAATGGATTTGCACAAACCCGTCTACCTTGTACAACAGGCTGAAAGTTTAGGGGTAAGTCAGCAGATTGACGCCGATGGCAGTGAGGCAGTACTCGCCTTTGCACAGGCGCTTAATCCGGAAGATCTCGGCGATCCGGCCTTTAAGAAGAGCTACGGTCTAAAATATGCCTATCACGGCGGGGCGATGGCCAATGGTATCTCTTCCGTAGAATTAGTCAAGGCCCTCGGCAAAGCAGGATTTTTATGCTCCTTTGGTGCGGCGGGTTTAGTGCCCGACGCGCTTGAAAAGGCAATCAAAGCTATTCAAACGGCCTTACCAAACGGCCCCTTTGCGGTCAACCTGATTCATGCTCCCAGCGAAGAAGCCTTAGAGCGCGGCGCCGTTGAACGTTTTCTAAAACTCGGTGTTAAAGTGGTCGAAGCATCGGCCTATTTAGCCTTAACTGAGCATATTGTCTACTACCGTTTAGCCGGTTTATCGGAAAATGCCGATGGCAGCGTTAATATCGGCAACAAAGTGATTGCCAAGGTATCGCGCACTGAAGTCGGACGGCGTTTTATGGAGCCGGCACCGAAAAAGTTGGTTGATAAATTACTTGTACAGGGCAAAATTACACCTCTGCAGGCAGCGCTTTCAGAGCGTGTGCCGATGGCCGACGACATCACCGCCGAAGCTGATTCCGGCGGGCACACGGATAACCGTCCGTTTGTAACTTTGCTACCTTCTATTATCGCTCTGCGTGATGAAATTCAGGAAAAATACAATTTTTCACCTGCTCTGCGGATTGGCGCTGGTGGGGGAATAGGTACCCCGCAGGCAACTCTGGCGGCGTTTAATATGGGGGCTGCCTACATTGTTGTCGGCAGTGTTAATCAGGCCTGTATTGAAGCTGGCGCCTCGGAGCATACGCGCAAATTATTAGCCGATGTTGAGATGGCCGATGTGACCATGGCGCCCGCCGCAGATATGTTTGAAATGGGGGTTAAATTACAAGTGGTTAAACGTGGCTCGATGTTTGCCATGCGCGCCAATAAACTCTATGACTTGTATATGGCTTATCCGTCAATCGAAGCGATTCCAACCCTTGAGCGTGAGAAAATTGAAAAACAGATTTTTCGCAAAAACTTAGATGCAGTGTGGGCAGATACTATCGCTTTTTTCCACGAGCGCGATCCCGCCATGCTCGAGCGCGCGCAAACTAACCCTAAACGTAAAATGGCACTGATTTTCCGCTGGTACTTAGGACTTTCATCGCGTTGGTCGAACGAAGGAGAAGCTGGCCGTGAAATGGATTATCAAATATGGGCAGGCCCAAGTTTAGGTGCGTTTAATAGTTGGGTGAAGGGCAGTTATTTAGAGGACTACACACAGCGTAAAGCGGTTGATGTGGCGCTGCATCTGTTAAAAGGCAGTGCCTATTTACAACGAATTAATCAGCTTAAACTGCAGGGCGTTACATTAGCGCAAAGTTTGTCGGGGTATTACCCGAGCTAAAAACTGCTTTGTGGTGTGCTGATTTATCAGCACAGGGTGATCTAAAAAGCACTCATAAATTTATTGTTAGCCTCAAGTTGTTTAATGCTTGGGGTTTTTTATGGTTTTTAAAATCAATTGCTTATATTGGTAACCTTTGGGTGTCCTATCTTTTATCCTTTCCTACCAACTGCTTTCACCGCAACAACAGCCAAAAACCCCAGAAAACTGCGTGATAATGTTGATGCCGTATTGGTTATTAGTAAGCTTTCGCTTCTGGCTTTTGGTTTAACTTTATTTGTTGGTATTCCGCCCTGACGGCGCGTAGACGATGAGAAACCGAAACGCAGTTTCGCCGTTCGAGGGAGTTGCCGTTGCTTTCCATTTGCTTTTGGAATATAAAGTCTGCTGGCAGGCATCGGCTGATAATGACCTGAGCGTAAATCATCACTGATTTCACTTAGGTAAGTATACAGATTAGTCTGTCAATGAACTTTAGTTATTCCATCCACGCCAGGCGTTTTAGCTCCTTTGGAGGAAAGCGTTATTTGAGCCGCTGGTATAACCATTCGTGATGACTGATAAGGCGCAGCAGTCGACTAACTCGACGAGTTTTGTCTCCTGCTGTCCATATTGCTAATTTACGTTGCAGTTCGCTGATTATCAAAGGTCTTCACCTCATTAAGGTCAGGTAATTTGCTTACGCAAATCAATTAAACTGCGCCCCTTCGCCATGTAATCGGCTTTCCCCATCTCAAACTACTACGAGCGCTCCGCCAGCTTATTTGTCATTGGGGTCGTGCTCCCTTATCATCCAAATAAACCTCCCCCAGTTTACCTACCTGAACTCAAACATATTGGGGTGGATGCCGATCGCAGTCTTTGACCTTATCTTTCTGTAAGGTGATAATGCTTAAACGCAGAATTGTGATATAAACGTTTATCTATTGACAAGAATATATATACTTGAAAAGTGGTAATATTGTCCATCTTATTCACAATATTACAGCATAGTACTACCTGTTAATTCGTGTAGGTAGTGGCGACACTTCAGCCCTTAGATGCGGGTTAATCGGTTCATGTTCTTCATCCGTCCAATACTCAGTTTAGAGAAGCCTTTTGGCGTAATGAATTAGCCTCACTTCCCGTTGTCAGCGAGTTACATCACCTTATCAGCATACGATAAGTCACTGCCGCTCAAATTCAACTATCTGCACAACCAAATAGTGCCATAAATACTTTAGCTCCTGCCGCATTATTCATGTATTTCAGGTAGACTCGTGGTTTATTAAAGCATTCCATGCTAGTGCTGAACTATGGGCACAAAAAACTGCGTATCTAATAAACTAATTTGCTGTGAACGAGGTTTAGGCATGACAATCACCAGACTAGCTAACAATAAATTAAGTCTAATTTATTGTTGTAAATATAACCAATTTATTATGGGTGGTTCGATTAGGGAATAGCTTTTTGCATAACGATTAAAAATACTCTGCTTTGTTTTGGTAACCTTGCTTGATATGTTCTATTAATAAACGAATTTTTGTTGGTAAATGTCGGGTGTAAGAATATACGGCATAAACGCCTAAAGAGCGGGGTTTATAATCTGTCAAAAGTGCAATTAATTTTCCATTTTGTAAATCTTCATACACACCGCAGCGTGGGACGT is a window from the Psychromonas ingrahamii 37 genome containing:
- a CDS encoding PfaD family polyunsaturated fatty acid/polyketide biosynthesis protein; protein product: MSALGFNTDNQINWVWKVSPATINSDPQAIKDCLMDLHKPVYLVQQAESLGVSQQIDADGSEAVLAFAQALNPEDLGDPAFKKSYGLKYAYHGGAMANGISSVELVKALGKAGFLCSFGAAGLVPDALEKAIKAIQTALPNGPFAVNLIHAPSEEALERGAVERFLKLGVKVVEASAYLALTEHIVYYRLAGLSENADGSVNIGNKVIAKVSRTEVGRRFMEPAPKKLVDKLLVQGKITPLQAALSERVPMADDITAEADSGGHTDNRPFVTLLPSIIALRDEIQEKYNFSPALRIGAGGGIGTPQATLAAFNMGAAYIVVGSVNQACIEAGASEHTRKLLADVEMADVTMAPAADMFEMGVKLQVVKRGSMFAMRANKLYDLYMAYPSIEAIPTLEREKIEKQIFRKNLDAVWADTIAFFHERDPAMLERAQTNPKRKMALIFRWYLGLSSRWSNEGEAGREMDYQIWAGPSLGAFNSWVKGSYLEDYTQRKAVDVALHLLKGSAYLQRINQLKLQGVTLAQSLSGYYPS
- a CDS encoding hotdog fold thioesterase yields the protein MEDIAVVGIANLFPGSDTPETFWQQLLKKQDNRSQITKRELGVEPQKYYGRKGDMDKFYCMYGGYIRDFEFDSGPFISKGLNETYLNQLDSLHQWGLYVTYQALIDAGYWGSEKLQDCGLILGNLSFPTKTSNHLFLPLYGHVVEVALKQLTSSSFQLSNFSAGQTVNPDNALIAGFPSALLSQAAGLGGSVLSLDAACASSCYSVKLACDYLHTGKADMMLAGAVSGADPLFVNMGFSIFQAFPEDNNHAPLDKNSQGLFAAEGAGMMVLKRHADALRDGDKIHAIIKGGALSNDGKGEFVLSPNSKGQILAYQRAYQNAKVNPADVDYIECHATGTPKGDKVELSSMETFFSQYHNKPLLGSAKSNLGHLLTAAGMPGMTKAIWALNEGKIPATISLKNPMSSKNGYFGAAQMPVDMVNWPDTKDKTRSAGVSVFGFGGSNAHLVFQPGNTAYAPSSAAVKPREPLAIVGMDCHFGSATCLAEFDTLLTTGQTTFRELPPKRWKGMEQHPSIKQTLLLNKAPKGGYIENFDIDFLRFKVPPNKQDCLIPQQLLMMKVADNAAKDAQLTPGSNVAVLVAMGVELDLHQYRGRVNLSTQIEQSLKEQGIELSVDQRLTLTGIAKEGIASAAQLNQYTSFIGNIMASRIAALWDFSGPAFTVSSEENSVYRCLELAENLFQTSEVEAVLIASVDLAGSLENISLRQRYGPVSENATNRPNLLSSQQWLVGEGAGAFVVKPNSKANSNSVYATVDGLSFAAGSDAQAIEKAALKVCQIANLSCAQINHVEAFASGFSLDNQAEKSAFNKLYPSIKIDSVKRQVGHLFNASGMASIIKTALLLDKQKAGVNTAINGLGKDFCCAHLILSATDSARQSAPKNSLGRVKTPSLVKTITLGGDDIQQAILKQGDNPVFSDIKKQLAGKSLPPVSDPVRLEALQINRTRTAQSSSLDSALENLAVADKPATIQTATSISRAGVNVASKTSKDIFQQTKTHLAFIRSRHAAEQQIGQLIKLQVQLTSANPVFTEPDQTAEKTPSASFDSMKETAAPRIKAVESPSTSSAGLQIKGAAGYAYPPLLLIERYNQPQKIIYDSAALVEFAEGNIANVFGSDYAVIDSYARRVRLPMTDYLLVTRVTDLKAGINEYKKSYMATEYDIPTDAPFLIDGQIPWSVSVESGQCDLMLISYIGIDFQNKGERVYRLLDCELTFLEEMAFGGETLRYEIYIDSYAKNGEQLLFFFHYDCFVGDKKVLIMCNGCAGFFTDEELADGKGVIHNDQDKAQFTKAEKSYFQPLIVNQRSRYGYEEMLKLVDGDISGCFGPEYDQHGRNPSLKFSSKKFLMIERITKIDPQGGHWGLGLLEGQKDLEPDHWYFPCHFKGDQVMAGSLMSEGCGQMAMFLMLWLGMNSNVNNARFQPMPGEAQTVRCRGQVLPQSNTLTYRMEVTAMGMFPRPFIKANIDIILDGKVVVDFKNLSVEIKEQDNNSPCPVTLPKNVIQIPGAPLSPSAIRATRDSVSISVDLALSRLEKHLAEIDAAAVQKISSELADERGINPFKHPERPLMRVESDFTAYREKGVIPIKHFAAPMVHGQNRVPDQIPFTPWHLFEFATGDISKCFGPDFDVYRGRIPPRTPCGDLQVVTQVVEVKGKRLDLKNPASCIAQYYVPADAWYFTKNSHPNWMPYALLMEIALQPNGFLSGYMGTTLKYPGKELFFRNLDGNGTLLKQIDLRGKTIVNKSVLLSTSTAGGAIIQSFTFELLVDDQVFYTGNAVFGYFSGESLTNQLGIDNGKITQAWFVDHKTAPERIERFDLTDKKSPLFSAPAGKPYYRLAGGDMNFVDSVSIVEGGGKADLAYIYGERTIDESDWFFRYHFHQDPVMPGSLGVEAIIELLQAYALKNDLGAGFNNPRFITPSTQVIWKYRGQITPLNKQMSLDVHLTKVIRNEHEVRLVGDANLSKDGLRIYEVKNIVLSIVEA